One window of the Syntrophorhabdus sp. genome contains the following:
- a CDS encoding PAS domain S-box protein, producing MYRKLIETRDIGFVVLNRKGVVVDANTKYARLAGRRDIDHVLGKNVLDWTAEHDRGKLSRELAGCLKKGFARSVEIDHTDGQGGTTPVEMNVTCIGSGSGKDLVAFCRDVPKRERIAGKPRYGTGGPAGLTEVADLELKSTFLAVLENIPLGIILADRSGTGRYVNPRFTGITGYTLDDVPTEKDWAVRAYPDDELRKKVVEAWKRNRSPGSTYEAERRPIACKNGREKVISLWATRLEELTIITLSDATEKRHLEARLRQSEKMEAIGKLAGGIAHDFNNILEVLLGHCGILKMQVPKDGPLQERVRQIADTIEKASSFTRNLLTFSRKQDVALRPVAINAMVRKSVRILEGLLPKNIDLDMTLAGRDVTVLMDVPKIDQVLLNLVANARDAMPRGGMITIRSRTVNLDEDFRKLHGYGTPGRYVLISVTDTGEGIDDEAMHRIFEPFYTRKKAGKGTGLGLAIVYGIVKQHNGYINASSKPGRGTTFNIYLPAAETPERH from the coding sequence TTGTATCGTAAGCTGATCGAAACAAGAGATATCGGTTTTGTGGTCCTCAACAGGAAAGGTGTCGTCGTGGACGCAAACACGAAATACGCCCGCCTTGCAGGCCGACGAGACATCGATCACGTGCTTGGAAAGAACGTCCTTGACTGGACGGCAGAGCATGACCGTGGCAAGCTTTCCCGGGAACTCGCCGGATGCCTGAAGAAAGGTTTTGCCAGAAGCGTCGAGATCGACCACACCGACGGGCAGGGCGGAACCACACCTGTCGAGATGAACGTCACATGCATCGGCAGCGGATCCGGGAAGGACCTCGTTGCGTTCTGTCGTGATGTCCCGAAAAGGGAGCGCATAGCCGGAAAGCCCCGTTATGGGACCGGCGGACCGGCGGGCCTCACAGAGGTTGCCGACCTCGAGCTGAAAAGCACCTTTTTGGCCGTCCTTGAGAACATCCCCCTCGGCATCATACTCGCCGATCGCTCCGGGACCGGCAGGTATGTGAACCCGCGGTTCACCGGCATTACCGGCTACACTCTCGATGATGTGCCTACCGAAAAGGATTGGGCTGTCCGGGCATACCCCGACGACGAACTCAGGAAGAAGGTGGTGGAGGCCTGGAAGAGGAACCGTTCCCCGGGAAGCACCTATGAGGCCGAGCGGCGCCCTATAGCCTGCAAGAACGGACGGGAAAAGGTCATATCACTGTGGGCGACCCGCCTCGAGGAGCTCACCATCATAACCCTGAGCGACGCAACGGAAAAGAGGCATCTCGAAGCGCGGCTCCGCCAATCGGAAAAGATGGAGGCCATCGGCAAACTGGCCGGGGGCATCGCACACGATTTCAACAACATCCTCGAGGTCCTTCTCGGCCACTGCGGCATTCTGAAAATGCAGGTCCCGAAGGATGGTCCGCTGCAGGAACGCGTGAGGCAGATCGCCGACACGATCGAGAAGGCGTCGAGCTTCACGAGGAACCTCCTCACCTTCAGCAGGAAACAGGACGTAGCGCTCAGGCCCGTGGCGATCAACGCGATGGTCCGGAAAAGCGTGCGCATCCTGGAGGGGCTGCTGCCGAAGAACATCGACCTCGACATGACGCTCGCAGGCAGGGATGTGACGGTCCTCATGGACGTACCGAAGATCGACCAGGTATTGCTGAACCTCGTCGCCAATGCCCGCGACGCCATGCCGCGGGGCGGCATGATCACCATACGGTCGAGAACGGTCAACCTCGACGAGGATTTCCGCAAGCTTCACGGCTACGGCACACCCGGCAGATACGTCCTCATCTCCGTGACCGACACGGGAGAAGGCATTGACGACGAAGCGATGCACAGGATATTCGAACCCTTTTACACCAGGAAAAAGGCGGGGAAAGGAACCGGTCTCGGCCTTGCCATCGTTTACGGCATAGTGAAGCAGCACAACGGATACATCAACGCCTCCAGCAAGCCGGGCAGGGGAACGACCTTCAATATCTATCTGCCGGCGGCAGAGACACCGGAGCGCCACTAA